In the Malaya genurostris strain Urasoe2022 chromosome 1, Malgen_1.1, whole genome shotgun sequence genome, one interval contains:
- the LOC131430005 gene encoding aminopeptidase N-like yields the protein MNWFDYIVLICSVVSCLVSELGAQNERYYRLPNNTSPIGYDLTLTVDLDRLIFSGKVNISLVAATQSKVIALNVRELDISKVSLNDSNGQSIGVPTWVMQNDSEIARFNLDSYLDIGRTYQMVIEFAGNITDDLKGLYKSSFYRGTEERFIATTFNAAAYARKIFPCYDEPHLKAKFKFRINHASNFQALSNMPVEKIEPTNFENVSLTTFETSPLMSSYLFAFVVSDFSALRVDQTFAVHAQPSVIDSMRYALDFTKQAIAHLAGYFKRPYQLSKLDIVAIDDFLMGAMENWGLITYKTSRIVYRNELDKTEKKQSVTKIVFHELIHQWFGNEATCAWWSYVWLNEGFTVFLESYILDQIHPEWRLMDQFLVNEMHPAMERDVMPVTRAMTKVVFTPEQIGGIYDFVVYPKAASVIRMIHAVVGSTVFDEFVVQYLEDRSYKHSTEDDMIRVLQNVVTKHRLQLPSMEEFVKSWTNNPSYPVVTIIRNDTNSAIVSANPLNTFYIPLPWISKHGKSGFEWFQTSDDSKRIILDETVPNEWILFNPHQNGYYRVNYDRDNWKMLIEELNQNHKNIPVLSRAQLIDDALYQARDDRLDIEILLGVLTYLPQETDLIPLKAGFKAFKLLNRLFRGNEFHEAYFVFQGRILEQIYDRMLMNSMDDHMSKLYRAQVREVSCEMGVTQCLLDAIGMYDGFELLDPDLRASVICGSIKGSENYTIWAMTLKRLIYIVRNFEQKRINIEEFEDILYGFGCSISRERLESFLLLSLSTTETLERQDRVRMFNYIARSGENGTEEALVRLVNDFNTLKRSYGSLTEIVSNLRYSISTQKQLQMFSKFMRNHTDTDLFSIQNEVYEVSKSNIRWASEKLPLISKWLVDTNSAEKSSGITINMIMFIIIGILHIFVRKTYIN from the exons ATGAACTGGTTTGATTATATCGTGTTAATATGTTCAGTTGTTTCTTGTTTGGTTTCCGAACTGGGAGCTCAAAACGAGAGATATTATCGTTTACCGAACAACACTAGTCCAATAGGATACGATTTAACTCTTACGGTAGATTTAGATCGTCTGATATTTTCCGGCAAGGTCAATATTTCATTAGTGGCAGCAACACAATCAAAAGTGATAGCATTGAACGTGCGAGAACTGGATATTTCCAAAGTTTCGTTGAATGACTCAAATGGTCAAAGCATTGGAGTTCCTACATGGGTGATGCAGAATGATTCCGAAATAGCAAGATTCAACTTAGACTCTTATCTAGACATTGGACGCACTTATCAGATGGTGATCGAATTTGCCGGTAACATCACAGACGACTTGAAAGGACTTTACAAGAGTTCGTTCTATCGCGGTACAGAAGAAAG ATTCATAGCAACTACGTTCAATGCGGCGGCATATGCCAGGAAGATTTTTCCTTGTTACGACGAACCACATCTGAAGGCAAAATTCAAGTTTCGAATAAATCATGCATCAAACTTTCAAGCACTATCGAATATGCCGGTTGAGAAAATTGAACC tacCAATTTTGAAAACGTAAGCTTGACGACATTTGAGACGTCACCATTGATGTCAAGCTATTTGTTTGCCTTTGTCGTGTCGGATTTTAGTGCACTTCGCGTAGACCAAACTTTTGCAGTTCACGCACAGCCCAGCGTTATTGATTCCATGAGGTATGCACTAGATTTTACGAAACAGGCAATCGCACACCTTGCCGGTTACTTCAAGCGGCCATATCAGCTGTCGAAGCTCGATATAGTGGCTATCGACGACTTTCTGATGGGTGCTATGGAAAACTGGGGGCTCATCACCTACAA AACCTCCAGAATTGTTTACCGGAATGAGCTGGACAAGACGGAAAAAAAGCAATCGGTCACGAAGATCGTATTTCATGAATTGATCCACCAATGGTTTGGCAATGAGGCAACATGCGCTTGGTGGTCATACGTTTGGCTGAACGAGGGGTTtaccgtttttctcgaaagctatATCCTGGACCAAATACATCCTGAGTGGAGATTgatggatcaatttttagtgaaCGAAATGCACCCGGCAATGGAACGGGACGTCATGCCTGTGACTCGAGCTATGACTAAAGTAGTGTTTACTCCAGAGCAGATAGGAGGAATCTACGATTTCGTAGTGTATCCGAAAGCAGCGTCCGTTATTCGGATGATTCATGCGGTTGTTGGATCAACGGTATTTGATGAATTTGTAGTACAATATTTAGAGGATCGTAGTTACAAACATTCCACGGAAGATGATATGATCCGTGTACTTCAGAATGTTGTGACTAAGCACCGTCTACAATTACCGTCTATGGAGGAATTTGTCAAAAGTTGGACAAACAATCCTTCCTATCCTGTGGTTACAATAATTCGAAATGACACAAACTCCGCAATAGTCAGCGCTAATCCTCTGAACACATTCTACATACCATTGCCATGGATTTCGAAGCACGGAAAATCTGGTTTCGAATGGTTTCAAACTTCGGATGATAGCAAACGAATTATTTTGGACGAAACTGTTCCCAACGAATGGATTTTGTTTAATCCACATCAGAACGGCTACTATCGTGTTAATTATGACCGAGACAATTGGAAAATGTTGATAGAGGAATTGAACCAgaatcacaaaaatataccagtACTTAGTCGAGCTCAACTGATTGACGATGCGTTGTATCAGGCTAGAGATGATCGTTTAGATATTGAAATACTTCTAGGTGTACTGACTTATCTACCACAAGAAACTGACTTAATTCCTCTGAAAGCAGGCTTTAAGGCGTTCAAGCTGCTTAATCGTCTGTTTCGTGGTAACGAATTCCACGAAGCGTATTTCGTCTTCCAAGGAAGAATATTGGAACAAATCTACGACAGAATGTTGATGAATAGCATGGATGATCATATGTCGAAATTGTATCGTGCCCAAGTTAGAGAGGTTTCGTGTGAGATGGGAGTGACGCAGTGCTTGTTAGATGCAATTGGAATGTATGATGGGTTCGAACTTTTAGATCCTGATCTGCGTGCTTCTGTTATTTGTGGTTCtataaaaggaagtgaaaattataccatttgGGCAATGACACTAAAACGCCTGATTTACATCGTCAGAAATTTCGAACAGAAGAGGATAAACATCGAAGAGTTTGAAGATATTTTGTACGGATTTGGGTGCTCGATTAGTCGGGAAAGGCTGGAAAGTTTCTTGTTACTTTCTCTTTCCACTACCGAAACGCTTGAGCGGCAAGACCGTGTTAGGATGTTCAACTATATTGCTAGAAGTGGAGAAAACGGAACCGAAGAAGCTTTGGTTAGACTAGTCAACGATTTTAATACCCTCAAGAGAag cTATGGATCTTTAACAGAAATAGTCAGTAATTTGCGATACTCGATTagcacacagaagcagttgcaaatgttttccaaattcATGCGCAACCACACGGACACAGATTTGTTTAGCATTCAAAATGAAGTCTACGAAGTCTCAAAAAGTAACATTCGATGGGCTTCGGAGAAGCTACCTTTAATATCAAAATGGCTTGTTGATACCAATTCTGCGGAAAAATCTTCTGGCATTACAATTAATATGATAATGTTCATCATTATAGGaattttacacatttttgtgAGAAAAACCTACATAAACTGA
- the LOC131429310 gene encoding aminopeptidase N-like, with translation MGFQVVLFIAAIVSLTGCQCFDSFRLPNHTIPVHYDLFINTDIHEGLLDYNGTVEIHLKVLENTQQIVLHSSRSTIVNITMKNSDYVPVRIVNFEFENEREFLIVNTASVLTTGSLIWLKIDFVNSIDRDDRSGFYRTSYNDNDGNLKYAGITQFQACDARSSFPCFDEPGIKATFDVRIACGAEYHARSNADIASISIQSGGKKLVTFQRTPAMQTYLLAFLVSDFAVKREFANDFKKITIQSMARPTHADQLDYSLDASVKLINELQTYFDHPFEINKLDSVGIQNVDFSAGAMENWGLVTYLESYFLVNDESTESRKRDVATVIAHEFAHQFFGNLLAPKWWSYLWLNEGFATLYEYYLSDRTHPELEIKNRFSDSVLQAALLTDGSATVRPMTHYVETVPEIERLFDRVAYDKSASVLRMLHYSLGEPTYLKGLKYYIKEHQNSVVEPRNLFDSLQRAALEDSQLPPNFTMTEILGSWANQPGVPIITVMRIPESEDVIFQQKRYFLTEQPTENNQTWWIPIFLLTNDSSNVNDQTSLFWLPQGSKEIVRSIPIRNDTGVIIVNPAQRGYYRVNYDSAMWKAFELLLHSKPESIDQLTRGQLIDDSMNLAHAGELNHETSFRILDHLRNNSDFLPWQAAYRNILRLEKMLSPDQTALNLFRQYLSVLTKTLIETYGKEERMGEKANDHDVRVIAVDLYCRSGQSKCKDYAQKKMNIAQQRAHLLAIQSQVEQQWYCNGLRNARQVEVQIFKEALQVQTDSLSRLYLSNSLACVGNREQLNQVMEFLAENTANNAELSKFISTTVIQSEVGLETVLAFLYKNVNRIDDLFGSKRKVEKIIDLIANEIVDSTNAEQLLKLTKALSISSDLEKSITVRLDEQIRWQKRNVGLVYMTLKKILL, from the exons ATGGGTTTTCAAGTTGTACTTTTTATAGCCGCGATTGTTTCATTAACGGGTTGTCAATGTTTCGATAGCTTCAGATTACCGAACCATACTATTCCTGTTCATtacgatttgtttataaatacTGATATTCATGAAGGTTTGTTAGACTACAACGGAACTGTTGAAATTCATTTAAAAGTGCTAGAAAACACACAACAAATTGTTTTGCACAGCTCGAGAAGCACCATCGTTAATATCACCATGAAAAATAGTGACTACGTGCCTGTCAGAATAGTGaattttgaattcgaaaatgAGCGTGAATTTCTAATTGTAAACACAGCATCTGTGCTAACCACAGGCAGTTTGATATGGTTGAAAATTGACTTCGTGAACAGTATCGACCGCGATGATCGATCAGGGTTTTACCGGACCAGCTATAACGATAATGATGGTAATTTGAAATATGCGGGAATCACTCAGTTTCAGGCGTGTGATGCGAGGTCTTCCTTTCCCTGCTTTGACGAACCGGGGATCAAGGCAACATTCGACGTACGAATTGCATGTGGAGCTGAATATCATGCCAGATCGAATGCTGATATCGCCAGTATTTCTATACA ATCCGGTGGAAAGAAACTGGTTACTTTTCAACGGACTCCGGCAATGCAAACATATTTACTTGCATTCTTGGTATCTGATTTTGCCGTGAAACGGGAATTTGCTAATGATTTTAAAAAGATCACAATTCAATCGATGGCACGTCCCACACACGCAGATCAGCTGGACTACTCACTCGATGCATCTGTCAAGCTCATAAACGAACTGCAGACATATTTCGATCATCCATTTGAAATTAATAAACTTGACAGTGTCGGAATACAAAACGTTGACTTTTCCGCAGGAGCAATGGAAAACTGGGGACTGGTTACCTATTTAGAGTCATATTTCTTGGTTAACGATGAATCAACAGAGAGCAGAAAACGAGATGTCGCAACGGTTATAGCACACGAATTCGCTCATCAGTTTTTTGGGAACCTACTGGCACCGAAATGGTGGTCCTATCTATGGCTCAACGAAGGATTTGCAACCTTGTACGAATATTACTTGAGTGACCGAACGCATCCTGAGCTAGagataaaaaatcgattttccgaTTCAGTTCTTCAGGCTGCTCTTCTAACGGATGGCAGTGCAACGGTGCGACCAATGACACATTACGTGGAAACAGTACCAGAAATTGAAAGGCTGTTTGATAGAGTTGCTTATGATAAAT CTGCAAGTGTGCTCAGGATGCTGCACTACTCACTCGGGGAGCCGACCTATCTCAAAGGATTAAAATACTACATCAAAGAACA CCAAAATTCCGTGGTAGAGCCGCGAAATCTGTTCGATAGTCTCCAGCGAGCAGCTCTTGAAGACAGTCAACTTCCACCAAACTTCACAATGACTGAGATTCTAGGATCCTGGGCTAACCAACCAGGTGTTCCAATAATCACTGTTATGCGAATACCCGAAAGTGAAGACGTAATTTTCCAACAAAAGCGTTATTTTTTAACTGAACAACCAACAGAAAATAATCAGACTTGGTGGATTCCAATCTTTCTTTTGACAAACGATAGTTCAAATGTCAACGACCAAACATCACTCTTCTGGTTACCGCAAGGATCAAAGGAAATAGTTAGAAGCATTCCGATTCGAAATGACACCGGTGTTATTATCGTGAACCCTGCTCAAAGAGGATACTATCGAGTGAATTATGACTCTGCTATGTGGAAGGCTTTCGAACTGTTGCTTCATTCAAAACCGGAATCAATTGATCAATTAACCAGGGGTCAACTTATTGACGACTCCATGAATTTAGCACACGCCGGTGAGTTGAATCATGAGACTAGTTTTCGCATACTGGACCATCTACGAAACAATAGTGATTTTCTGCCATGGCAAGCGGCTTACCGTAACATACTACGGTTAGAGAAAATGCTCAGTCCTGATCAAACCGCGTTGAATCTTTTCCGTCAGTACCTCAGCGTCCTAACTAAAACTTTGATAGAAACATATGGTAAAGAGGAACGCATGGGTGAGAAGGCAAATGATCATGATGTACGGGTAATAGCCGTTGATCTTTACTGTAGATCAGGACAAAGTAAATGTAAAGATTATGCCCAAAAGAAGATGAATATCGCACAACAACGAGCACATTTGTTGGCTATCCAGTCTCAAGTCGAACAACAATGGTATTGTAATGGCTTGAGGAACGCACGCCAAGTCGAAGTACAAATATTCAAAGAAGCCCTACAAGTCCAAACAGACTCACTAAGTAGACTTTACCTAAGTAATTCACTTGCATGTGTAGGTAACCGAGAGCAACTGAACCAGGTAATGGAATTTCTAGCTGAGAACACTGCTAACAATGCGGAATTAAGCAAATTTATATCCACCACCGTAATCCAAAGTGAAGTGGGATTGGAAACAGTACTAGcgtttttatacaaaaatgttaaCCGTATTGATGACCT ATTTGGCAGCAAACggaaagtggaaaaaataatcGATCTAATCGCCAATGAAATCGTTGATAGTACGAATGCCGAACAGTTGCTTAAATTAACGAAAGCCCTAAGCATTTCAAGTGACCTTGAGAAAAGCATCACTGTCCGGTTAGATGAACAAATACGTTGGCAGAAGCGGAACGTGGGTCTAGTTTAcatgactttaaaaaaaattcttttgtaA
- the LOC131429002 gene encoding aminopeptidase N-like, whose amino-acid sequence MSKIVVIFALIVSVCNASPFGPQVREFTSYRLPNTTIPTHYELYLDTNVHIGEFKYIGNLKISISILENTKQIVLHSVRNVIDRLEIHNSNHLSVPIENFEFDDDKEFLIINCKEILHAGTKYFLYIDFTNSLDRDDRAGFYRSYYENDDEEIKHLALTQFEPSDARSAFPCYDEPGIKTTFNIKISCGIDYHAKSNSPALGISILPGDKKVTTFQTTPRMQTYLVAFLVSDFVIERRVVHQPRQVAVSTLARPTAKHLLTYSVDSSVKFLHELETYFNHSYAMSKIDNVAVDNDHFWAGAMENWGLVTYRESTILFDPETDGEDMQLNVVGIVGHEYTHQFFGNLLAPKWWSYLWLNEGFARLYQYYVSEFSHPEFNMRERFGWVREYALEVDADPAVRPMTYYAETGIRWLFDSIAYQKSASVLRMLNYAVSESTFKKGLRYYIQHNENDGVVTELDLFDSLEQAVKEDDKLPRGMTMHEVFASWSNQPGAPLVTVGRDGDTNVFVFNQERFYYEPQEMPGKESWWIPISYFTPSSDGKYNSSAAFWMAPNKSNVTYEIELQEGDFVLINPLARGYYRVNYDPQTWADIIYNLYANTNAIDNLSKSQLIDDSMNLAHAGKLDYDTAFNIFSYLQYETEYVPWATAASTLKFLHRMLRDDEQSLEHLENYAAHLAVNLLTVHGINSVKGESANIIESRLIALEWACKIDSRCQAESRARFDTLKKSSSLSLRSKTERQIICHQIQEIDVNDFTTVVENLISTRDKNIRSHVIEALACIKNEHVILQYLDSIKSKSFKESEKLQAVQAIYQKSSKGLNAVLEFIDKSPDFLDEIKLNQHELFTVLKNMAEYTVETGAVAKLTKFVQRVAPSLLPTIEAKLQYNRRWVQRNAAIVSSFLKSPPRVDLR is encoded by the exons ATGTCTAAAATAGTAGTGATTTTTGCGCTCATCGTTAGTGTCTGTAATGCAAGTCCGTTCGGCCCACAGGTCCGTGAATTCACCTCATATAGACTACCTAACACAACGATTCCGACACATTACGAGCTGTACCTGGATACCAATGTTCATATCGGAGAATTCAAGTAtatcggaaatcttaaaatCAGTATCTCAATCCTCGAAAATACCAAACAGATAGTGTTGCACAGTGTCCGCAATGTCATTGATCGCTTGGAAATACATAACAGTAACCATCTATCGGTTCCTATCGAAAACTTTGAATTCGATGACGATAAAGAGTTTTTGATAATCAACTGCAAGGAAATACTACATGCTGGTACAAAATACTTTTTATATATCGATTTCACCAATAGTTTAGATCGTGATGACAGAGCTGGATTCTATCGGTCATATTACGAAAACGACGATGAAGAAATCAA GCACTTAGCATTAACGCAATTTGAGCCTTCCGATGCAAGATCAGCGTTTCCCTGCTACGATGAACCAGGTATTAAGACGACatttaatattaaaatttcTTGCGGTATCGACTACCATGCAAAGTCCAATTCTCCTGCGCTTGGAATATCCATTTT GCCGGGGGATAAAAAGGTTACAACATTCCAGACAACACCGCGAATGCAAACCTACTTGGTGGCTTTCTTAGTGTCGGACTTTGTAATCGAAAGACGGGTTGTCCATCAACCGAGACAAGTGGCTGTATCGACACTAGCTCGCCCGACCGCCAAGCACCTTTTGACCTACTCGGTCGATTCATCCGTTAAATTTTTGCATGAATTAGAAACCTATTTCAATCACAGCTATGCAATGTCTAAAATCGATAACGTAGCCGTCGATAATGACCATTTCTGGGCCGGGGCCATGGAAAACTGGGGTCTAGTGACTTACCGAGAATCTACTATTTTGTTCGATCCGGAAACTGACGGTGAAGATATGCAGCTAAATGTGGTTGGAATCGTCGGTCACGAATATACGCATCAGTTCTTCGGAAATCTACTAGCACCGAAATGGTGGTCTTATCTATGGCTGAACGAAGGATTTGCTCGGTTATATCAATACTATGTGTCTGAATTC AGTCATCCAGAGTTCAACATGCGTGAACGATTCGGTTGGGTTCGTGAATATGCATTGGAGGTTGATGCTGATCCTGCTGTTCGCCCGATGACTTATTACGCAGAAACCGGTATTAGGTGGCTATTCGACTCCATCGCATATCAAAAAT CTGCTAGTGTTCTTCGCATGCTAAACTATGCGGTATCCGAGAGTACATTCAAGAAAGGTCTGAGATACTACATTCAACACAA CGAAAACGATGGAGTGGTGACTGAACTGGATCTTTTCGATAGCTTAGAGCAAGCAGTAAAAGAAGATGACAAGCTGCCGCGTGGTATGACCATGCACGAAGTGTTTGCTTCTTGGTCGAACCAACCTGGGGCACCCTTGGTCACCGTGGGACGCGATGGAGATACAAATGTATTCGTATTCAATCAAGAACGATTCTATTACGAACCACAAGAAATGCCAGGGAAAGAATCCTGGTGGATTCCAATTTCGTACTTTACTCCTAGTAGCGATGGAAAGTACAACTCTAGTGCAGCTTTCTGGATGGCTCCAAATAAAAGTAATGTTACTTATGAAATCGAACTGCAAGAAGGAGATTTTGTTCTCATCAACCCGCTAGCCAGAGGTTACTATCGTGTAAATTACGACCCACAAACCTGGGCGGATATTATCTACAACTTGTACGCAAATACAAATGCAATCGATAATTTATCCAAATCTCAGCTAATCGATGACTCTATGAATCTAGCCCATGCTGGTAAGCTCGACTATGacacagcattcaatatattcaGTTATTTGCAGTATGAAACTGAATATGTCCCATGGGCAACGGCCGCATCCACATTGAAATTCCTTCATCGAATGTTGCGCGACGACGAACAATCATTGGAGCACTTAGAAAATTATGCAGCTCATCTTGCAGTGAATCTTCTTACCGTGCACGGTATCAACTCCGTCAAGGGAGAATCGGCTAATATCATAGAAAGCAGATTGATTGCACTCGAATGGGCATGTAAAATTGACTCACGATGCCAAGCTGAGTCGAGAGCTCGTTTTGATACATTGAAAAAATCGTCTTCGTTAAGTCTGCGCTCCAAAACAGAACGACAGATCATTTGTCATCAGATTCAGGAAATCGATGTCAATGATTTTACGACGGTTGTGGAAAACTTGATTTCCACACGCGATAAGAACATTCGAAGTCATGTCATAGAAGCGCTGGCTTGCATCAAGAATGAACATGTTATTCTCCAATATCTAGACTCTATCAAATCAAAATCCTTCAAAGAAAGTGAAAAGCTTCAGGCAGTTCAAGcaatttatcaaaaatcatcCAAAGGACTGAATGCGGTACTGGAATTTATCGATAAATCACCAGATTTCCTGGATGAAAT AAAACTGAACCAACACGAATTGTTTACTGTACTGAAGAACATGGCAGAGTACACAGTTGAAACGGGGGCGGTCGCAAAGCTAACAAAGTTCGTCCAACGGGTGGCACCCAGTCTTCTGCCCACCATCGAAGCCAAACTGCAGTACAACCGAAGATGGGTACAACGGAACGCAGCCATTGTGTCGAGCTTCTTGAAATCTCCACCTAGGGTAGACTTACGATGA
- the LOC131428994 gene encoding aminopeptidase N-like has translation MIVSNTILLCALAAVVVTAERPLSKQADVEPPLIAPEATNEDTSELSPFQEVDNTYRLPKTSYPTHYDIELKTEIHRGDRNFEGTVQINLKVVEQTNDIVVHHRSLVIQNAELVPVSEEGSPLLIDWSYDSRVEQLTFHSESPLNPGEYKLSITFTGRLSNNEDGFYISSYTDNDGSTRYLATTQFESTSARMAFPCYDEPGFKAKFTLSIRHHSSYSARSNMEFMIDPQDDDYEITSFGTTPLMSTYLLAFVVSDFEMVESSDHSVYARPNAIDEVKFALDAGDQILQALNDYLDIDYYDYMPEMKQFAIPDFAAGAMENWGLVTYREQYLLFNPELSTYRTKTNIATVIAHEFAHQWFGNLVSPEWWEYIWLNEGFATLYEYYAAHLAYPNEQYWELFNPQVIQAALVSDGVDSTRPMTWNAATPREISNLFDRVAYPKSGSVLNMMRHVLGEENWANGLRKYLWERELKNVNVEHLYDGLQEAITGQTILPNGKTVKSIMDTWTTEKGYPVLSVRRSYDSGDLIISQERFVSDRKVPNTNVWMIPYNYVVQSKADFSNLYSYDWLSTKASRLKANVPENEWIIFNKQQVGFYRVNYDTRNWNLIIDALIENHDNIHRLNRAQLIDDAYWLARSERLDFEITMKLLLYLKNEMHYAPWVAASNVFSYFNSKLRDTPAYDHFLILVNSLIKNVYSTLEVDSVPEDETLLAKYLKQTISTWACIAGNTNCLDRTKKALTKEAVDGVKVHPDVASVVYCYGMREAGEKEFTYLYSRIYPTQNWAFRTMIIDSLGCSENKAFLKSFLETAIGGSGAGVEINYKSSERTRVVQSVYSGSRSGVDALIEFLMDSNKANDFVNKLGINTLNSAIANIASRTNTVEGLNKLNALLTSLGLYVSSDIATSARASVQKNLDWQDSYEGMITSSFITEYAESIVEDTTTSSATTTTTNGGSTTTAPGSTTTMETPSTTPGGAATITVSVILLIATLWISLLS, from the exons ATGATCGTTTCCAATACGATTCTGCTGTGTGCCTTAGCTGCCGTGGTTGTGACAGCGGAACGGCCTCTTTCCAAGCAGGCTGACGTGGAACCACCACTTATTGCACCGGAAGCGACGAATGAAGATACCTCGGAACTAAGCCCGTTCCAGGAAGTGGATAATACGTATCGTCTGCCTAAGACTAGCTATCCTACGCACTACGATATTGAACTAAAAACCGAAATTCATCGTGGAGACCGCAACTTCGAAGGAACTGTACAAATTAATCTGAAAGTGGTCGAACAAACCAATGACATAGTTGTACATCATCGATCACTGGTTATTCAAAATGCTGAACTTGTTCCAGTATCAGAGGAAGGAAGCCCACTGCTGATAGATTGGTCATATGACAGTAGAGTTGAACAACTCACATTCCACAGCGAGTCACCTCTCAATCCGGGCGAATACAAGTTGAGCATTACATTCACTGGACGACTTTCTAATAACGAGGATGGATTCTACATTTCATCATATACCGATAACGATGGATCTACAAGATATTTGGCAACCACTCAATTCGAGTCCACAAGTGCCCGTATGGCATTTCCGTGCTATGACGAACCAGGTTTTAAGGCAAAATTTACTCTTTCGATCCGACATCATTCTTCTTACTCAGCTCGATCGAATATGGAGTTCATGATTGATCCACAGGATGACGACTACGAAATCACCTCGTTTGGAACTACTCCTTTAATGTCCACATATCTACTGGCATTCGTAGTGTCAGATTTCGAAATGGTAGAGTCCTCCGATCACAGTGTCTACGCACGTCCAAATGCTATCGATGAAGTGAAATTTGCTCTAGATGCCGGAGATCAAATCCTACAAGCTCTCAACGATTATCTCGACATTGATTACTATGACTACATGCCTGAAATGAAACAGTTTGCCATTCCTGATTTTGCAGCAGGAGCTATGGAGAACTGGGGCTTAGTTACATACag AGAGCAATATCTACTATTTAATCCTGAACTAAGTACTTATCGCACAAAAACCAATATTGCCACTGTTATTGCTCATGAATTTGCTCACCAGTGGTTTGGAAACCTGGTCAGTCCCGAATGGTGGGAATACATTTGGTTGAATGAAGGATTTGCCACGCTCTACGAGTACTATGCGGCGCACTTGGCGTACCCCAACGAACAATACTGGGAACTTTTCAATCCACAGGTTATTCAGGCTGCATTAGTCTCCGATGGTGTGGATTCAACCAGACCTATGACCTGGAACGCAGCTACTCCAAGAGAAATCTCGAACTTGTTTGACCGAGTAGCTTATCCCAAAT CTGGAAGTGTACTAAACATGATGCGACATGTACTTGGAGAAGAAAATTGGGCTAACGGTCTCCGGAAATATTTATGGGAGAGAGAACTGAAAAATGTCAATGTTGAGCACTTGTATGATGGACTACAGGAAGCAATTACAG GGCAAACTATCCTACCAAACGGGAAGACGGTTAAGTCAATTATGGATACCTGGACAACGGAGAAGGGTTACCCAGTTTTAAGCGTGCGACGATCATACGATTCAGGAGATCTtataatttcccaagagagattCGTATCTGATCGAAAAGTTCCGAATACTAACGTATGGATGATTCCGTACAACTACGTCGTTCAATCTAAAGCCGATTTCAGTAATCTGTACTCGTACGACTGGTTATCCACGAAAGCATCCCGACTGAAGGCTAATGTACCAGAAAACGAGTGGATCATTTTTAACAAACAACAGGTTGGATTTTATCGTGTTAATTACGACACTAGGAATTGGAATTTGATCATCGACGCTTTGATAGAAAATCATGATAATATCCATCGGTTGAACCGAGCCCAGTTGATCGATGATGCCTACTGGCTAGCACGATCCGAGCGActtgattttgaaattacaaTGAAATTATTGCTCTACCTGAAGAACGAAATGCACTATGCCCCTTGGGTTGCCGCCAGCAATGTGTTTTCGTATTTCAACAGTAAATTACGAGACACTCCAGCATACGATCATTTCTTG attttagtaAACAGTCTGATTAAAAATGTGTACTCAACGCTTGAGGTTGATTCAGTTCCCGAAGACGAAACATTACTAgccaaatatttgaaacaaaCCATATCCACGTGGGCTTGTATTGCCGGAAACACAAACTGCTTGGATCGAACTAAGAAAGCCCTCACTAAGGAGGCTGTGGACGGAGTGAAGGTTCACCCCGATGTTGCCAGCGTTGTCTACTGCTATGGTATGCGAGAGGCTGGAGAGAAAGAATTTACATACCTCTACAGTCGAATCTATCCTACACAAAACTGGGCTTTTAGGACGATGATAATCGACTCGTTGGGATGTTCAGAGAACAAAGCTTTCCTGAAGAGCTTCCTGGAAACCGCAATCGGTGGCTCTGGTGCTGGTGTCGAAATCAACTATAAGAGTAGTGAGCGCACACGAGTTGTTCAATCGGTTTATTCTGGTAGTCGTTCCGGAGTCGATGCCCTAATTGAATTTTTGATGGATTCAAATAAGGCCAATGATTTTGTCAATAAACTCGGAATCAACACCCTTAATTCTGCTATTGCAAACATTGCCTCTCGGACGAATACAGTGGAAGGATTGAACAAA CTAAATGCCCTACTGACTAGTTTGGGACTGTACGTTTCCTCTGACATCGCAACTTCTGCTCGTGCTTCGGTCCAGAAGAACTTGGATTGGCAAGATAGCTACGAAGGAATGATAACAAGCAGTTTTATCACTGAATACGCGGAATCAATTGTTGAGGATACTACTACCAGCTCTGCAACTACTACCACTACTAACGGTGGATCAACTACAACCGCACCAGGTAGTACCACTACAATGGAAACCCCGTCTACTACACCGGGTGGAGCAGCTACCATCACAGTATCCGTAATCTTGTTAATCGCTACACTTTGGATTTCACTGCTTAGCTGA